Below is a window of Hydrogenimonas sp. SS33 DNA.
ACGGAGCTGCACGCCCACGACGTGCTGGTGGTGATGGGTTATACCGTCAGCATCGCGGATTTCAAAGAGAGGATGCTCGAAAGTGTTCGATACAATAAAGAAAGATAACCGGGAGATCATCCTCTTCGGTTACGGCAAACTGGGCCACCGGGTCTACGAAATGCTTTCGACCTATTTCACTAAGATCACCGTGGTGGAGCAGACGGAGTTGCTGACCCGGGATGCGAAAGAACACGGCATCGCCAAATCCTTCACCGTCGACTTCAAACACGACCAGGAACTCATCGACCTGGGGCTGGAGAACAAAATCCTCTTCTGCGCCATGGATGAGATGGCGATGAACATCTTTCTCGTCCTCTCGCTGCGGAGCATGACCAAAGAGTCGACGATTATCTCCATCTCCACCTCGGCGGAGAATACCCGGAAGCTGAAATTCATCGGTGCCGACAAGGTGATCGACATCTACGAAGCGAGCGCCAACCGCATCGTCGACATCATCACCCGTCCCGCCGTGACGCGGGTGCTGGACGAGATTATCTTCGTCGACAACGGCATCAGCCTGGAGGAGATCGAAATTCCCCCCGACAGCTTTCTGGAGGGCAAATATGTCCACGAGATCGACTTCAAGGAGTTCGGGTTGATTTTGGTGGGCATTACCGACAAAGAGATGGGGGACGACTTCATCTTCGTCTCCCGGGGCATCGACCACAAGTTCGACGCCGGGGACATTCTGGTCCTGCTTGGAGAGAGTTACGACCTGGACCGATTCTACAAAAAACTGACCGGGGGTAGAGCATGAAAAAGATCGCCGTCATCGGAGCGGGGAAGTGGGGGCAGGCGCTGGCCCATGCCCTGAGCCAGCGTTGCGACGTGGTCATCACGTCGCGCCACCGCCGCGACCTGCCCAACTTCGTCTCGCTGGAGGAGGCGCTCGAGAGGGATTGGATCGTCATGGTCATCTCGGCCCAGGCGGTCCGGGGGTGGCTGACGGAGCACCGCCCT
It encodes the following:
- a CDS encoding NAD-binding protein is translated as MFDTIKKDNREIILFGYGKLGHRVYEMLSTYFTKITVVEQTELLTRDAKEHGIAKSFTVDFKHDQELIDLGLENKILFCAMDEMAMNIFLVLSLRSMTKESTIISISTSAENTRKLKFIGADKVIDIYEASANRIVDIITRPAVTRVLDEIIFVDNGISLEEIEIPPDSFLEGKYVHEIDFKEFGLILVGITDKEMGDDFIFVSRGIDHKFDAGDILVLLGESYDLDRFYKKLTGGRA